One genomic window of Actinoplanes lobatus includes the following:
- a CDS encoding phage holin family protein, translating into MGILIRLVITAVSLWIATLVIDGIQLTADTATSKAGTLLAVAVIFGLINAILRPIIKTIGCGFYVLTLGLVAILVNGLLLLLTSWIAGKLELGFHVDGVIAAILGALLVGVVSWVLNMLVPDGDD; encoded by the coding sequence ATGGGCATCCTCATTCGGCTGGTGATCACCGCCGTATCGCTGTGGATCGCGACCCTGGTGATCGACGGCATCCAACTGACGGCCGATACCGCCACGAGCAAGGCGGGCACGCTGCTCGCCGTCGCCGTGATCTTCGGTCTCATCAACGCGATCCTGCGGCCGATCATCAAGACCATCGGCTGCGGGTTCTACGTTCTCACGCTCGGCCTGGTCGCGATTCTCGTCAACGGTCTGCTGCTCCTGCTCACCAGCTGGATCGCGGGCAAGCTGGAGCTGGGCTTCCACGTCGACGGGGTGATCGCCGCGATCCTCGGCGCGCTGCTGGTCGGTGTCGTGAGCTGGGTCCTCAACATGCTGGTTCCGGACGGCGACGACTGA
- a CDS encoding immune inhibitor A domain-containing protein, with the protein MAPTMVAAAPPSDPVPSSAAGEAAPVDDLPNPLEEKRRALREQAVSEVISGEAKVETRNGSKVVNLGRTYGNGGFGHPGKNQYVELGREQTDKIFVILTEFGNTRHPSYPDQDTTTQYAGPSTFEGPLHNAIPAPDRSVDNSTVWQADYAPDYFRKLYFGTGKDVESVKTYFESQSSGRYSVDGQVSDWVKVPYNEARYGRSNDNPIDANGDDPAVCESSNCTNVWALVRDGVNQWYADQKAAGKTEAEINAALKEYDVYDRYDFDGDGNFNESDGYLDHFQIVHSGGDQADGDPSQGEDAVWSHRWYAYSSSAGVTGPDFNKLGGTQVGTSGLWVGDYTIQPENGGLSVFVHEYTHDLGLPDDYDTSGRGDNNSEHWTLMAQSRLNAKNDQGIGTRPGDLGAWNKLQLGWLNYETVKAGAKKVVNLGPEEYNTKKKQAIVVNLPDKPVTTNLGAPYAGSKQFFSGNADDLNVSLSTPIDLTGKTTASFNVKGRYAIELDYDYLYAEASTDGGATWTKLDGTAAGAPFIKDGAGAPAISGTTKDAWVDVTVPLDAYAGKKFDFRLRYVTDGGVSEGGFFGDELTVTADGAVISTEGAEATSTWTLGGFTIVGASVTQSYPNYYIAGYRSYTSYDKYLATGPYNFGFLNTKPDWVEHYNYQQGLLISYWDTSQVDNNTNEHPGVGRNLYVDAHPKPFLNPNGVPWRSRVQVYDAPFGFYPTDGMKLHLNGVESVVKPLPGNPVFNDKDKYYYEELPNHGVKLPAVGVKIAVLSQVGTSMTVAVF; encoded by the coding sequence ATGGCACCGACGATGGTCGCAGCGGCACCCCCCTCGGATCCAGTTCCCTCGTCAGCGGCCGGCGAGGCGGCCCCGGTCGATGATCTGCCCAACCCCCTTGAGGAGAAGCGCCGCGCATTGCGCGAGCAGGCGGTCTCCGAGGTGATCAGCGGTGAGGCCAAGGTCGAGACCCGCAACGGCAGCAAGGTCGTCAATCTGGGCCGGACCTACGGCAACGGGGGCTTCGGTCACCCCGGCAAGAACCAGTACGTGGAACTGGGCCGTGAACAGACCGACAAGATCTTCGTGATCCTGACCGAGTTCGGCAACACGCGGCACCCGTCGTACCCGGACCAGGACACGACGACGCAGTACGCCGGCCCGTCGACCTTCGAGGGCCCGCTGCACAACGCCATCCCGGCTCCGGACCGGTCGGTGGACAACTCCACGGTCTGGCAGGCGGACTACGCGCCGGACTACTTCCGGAAGCTGTACTTCGGCACCGGCAAGGACGTCGAGTCGGTCAAGACCTACTTCGAGAGCCAGTCGTCCGGCCGCTACAGCGTCGACGGACAGGTCTCCGACTGGGTCAAGGTGCCCTACAACGAGGCCCGCTACGGCCGGTCCAACGACAACCCGATCGACGCCAACGGCGACGACCCGGCCGTCTGCGAGAGCAGCAACTGCACCAACGTGTGGGCGCTGGTCCGGGACGGCGTGAACCAGTGGTACGCGGACCAGAAGGCGGCCGGCAAGACCGAGGCCGAGATCAACGCCGCGCTCAAGGAATACGACGTCTACGACCGGTACGACTTCGACGGCGACGGCAACTTCAACGAGTCCGACGGCTACCTGGACCACTTCCAGATCGTCCACTCCGGCGGCGACCAGGCCGACGGTGACCCGTCCCAGGGTGAGGACGCGGTCTGGAGCCACCGCTGGTACGCCTACTCCAGCAGCGCCGGGGTGACCGGCCCGGACTTCAACAAGCTGGGTGGCACCCAGGTCGGCACGAGTGGCCTGTGGGTCGGTGACTACACCATCCAGCCGGAGAACGGCGGCCTGAGCGTCTTCGTCCACGAGTACACGCACGACCTCGGTCTGCCGGACGACTACGACACCAGCGGGCGCGGCGACAACAACAGCGAGCACTGGACGCTGATGGCGCAGAGCCGTCTCAACGCCAAGAACGACCAGGGCATCGGCACCCGCCCCGGCGATCTCGGCGCGTGGAACAAGCTCCAGCTGGGCTGGCTCAACTACGAGACCGTCAAGGCCGGCGCCAAGAAGGTCGTCAACCTGGGCCCGGAGGAGTACAACACCAAGAAGAAGCAGGCCATCGTGGTGAACCTGCCGGACAAGCCGGTCACCACCAACCTCGGGGCTCCGTACGCCGGGTCCAAGCAGTTCTTCTCCGGCAACGCCGACGACCTGAACGTCTCGCTGTCCACGCCGATCGACCTGACCGGCAAGACGACCGCGAGCTTCAACGTCAAGGGCCGCTACGCGATCGAGCTGGACTACGACTACCTCTACGCCGAGGCCTCCACCGACGGCGGCGCGACCTGGACGAAGCTCGACGGTACGGCCGCGGGCGCGCCCTTCATCAAGGACGGCGCGGGTGCTCCGGCGATCAGCGGCACGACCAAGGACGCCTGGGTCGACGTCACCGTTCCGCTGGACGCGTACGCCGGCAAGAAGTTCGACTTCCGGCTGCGGTACGTGACCGACGGTGGCGTCTCGGAGGGTGGCTTCTTCGGCGACGAGCTGACCGTCACCGCCGACGGTGCCGTGATCAGCACCGAGGGGGCCGAGGCCACCTCGACCTGGACGCTCGGCGGCTTCACGATCGTGGGCGCCTCCGTCACCCAGAGCTACCCGAACTACTACATCGCCGGTTACCGCAGCTACACGTCGTACGACAAGTACCTGGCGACCGGGCCGTACAACTTCGGCTTCCTCAACACGAAGCCGGACTGGGTGGAGCACTACAACTACCAGCAGGGCCTGCTCATCTCGTACTGGGACACCTCGCAGGTGGACAACAACACCAACGAGCACCCCGGTGTGGGCCGCAACCTCTATGTCGACGCCCACCCGAAGCCGTTCCTGAACCCGAACGGGGTTCCGTGGCGGTCGCGGGTCCAGGTGTACGACGCGCCGTTCGGCTTCTACCCGACCGACGGGATGAAGCTGCACCTCAACGGCGTGGAGTCGGTGGTCAAGCCGCTGCCCGGCAACCCCGTCTTCAACGACAAGGACAAGTACTACTACGAGGAGCTGCCGAACCACGGCGTCAAGCTCCCCGCGGTCGGCGTCAAGATCGCGGTGCTGAGCCAGGTCGGCACGTCCATGACGGTCGCCGTCTTCTGA
- the rarD gene encoding EamA family transporter RarD, which translates to MSDERRGYLYGLTAYTIWGFFPIYFKLLRPAPPLEILAHRVLWSVVFVALLLSAMRNWRFLSRLLRTPRLLGGISLAAVLLAVNWGTYIYGVNSSRVVETALGYFITPLLVVLLGVTVMRERLRALQWVAVGIGVLAVVILTLDYGRLPYIALALAVSFGCYGLIKKRMSLPPAEGAFVESGVLALPALAYLTWLNLSGDAHFGHVSGTHTVLMMLSGVATAVPLLLFAAAANRVPLVGLGILQYVAPILQLAVGLLIYHEPMPAARLAGFGLVWLALIVFTVDGIRSARTAARNRAAAATTPTPEALPAR; encoded by the coding sequence ATGAGCGACGAGCGGCGTGGATATCTGTACGGCCTCACGGCGTACACGATTTGGGGTTTCTTCCCCATCTACTTCAAGCTGCTCCGCCCGGCCCCGCCGCTGGAGATCCTCGCCCACCGGGTGCTGTGGTCGGTCGTCTTCGTGGCACTGCTGCTCTCCGCGATGCGCAACTGGCGCTTCCTGTCCCGCCTGCTGCGCACGCCCCGCCTGCTCGGTGGGATCTCCCTGGCCGCGGTCCTGCTCGCGGTCAACTGGGGCACCTACATCTACGGTGTGAACTCGTCCCGGGTCGTGGAGACGGCACTCGGCTACTTCATCACCCCGCTGCTGGTCGTCCTGCTCGGCGTCACCGTGATGCGGGAGCGGCTCCGGGCCCTGCAATGGGTGGCCGTCGGGATCGGCGTGCTGGCGGTGGTCATCCTGACCCTGGACTATGGGCGGCTGCCGTACATCGCGCTCGCCCTGGCCGTCTCGTTCGGCTGCTACGGTCTGATCAAGAAGCGCATGTCGCTACCGCCCGCGGAGGGCGCGTTCGTCGAGTCGGGTGTTCTGGCGCTGCCCGCGCTGGCGTACCTGACCTGGCTCAACCTGTCCGGGGACGCGCATTTCGGGCACGTGTCGGGCACCCACACCGTGCTGATGATGCTCTCCGGGGTGGCCACCGCGGTCCCGCTGCTGCTGTTCGCCGCGGCGGCGAACCGGGTGCCGCTGGTCGGGCTCGGCATTCTTCAGTACGTGGCGCCGATCCTGCAACTCGCCGTCGGCCTGCTGATCTACCACGAGCCGATGCCGGCGGCCCGGCTCGCCGGGTTCGGGCTGGTCTGGCTCGCGCTGATCGTCTTCACCGTGGACGGCATCCGCAGCGCCCGGACCGCGGCCCGCAACCGCGCGGCCGCCGCAACCACGCCGACCCCCGAAGCCCTGCCCGCCCGCTGA
- a CDS encoding WXG100 family type VII secretion target encodes MAQTQAEAAVMASTATKFDDTNAALQSMLSTLMSELSVLSSSWKGMGANAFEHVKQQYATDLNSLNNALAETAEAIRSSGTSYDAADSDAASRVSQTGGTFTLPL; translated from the coding sequence ATGGCGCAGACGCAAGCCGAAGCCGCGGTGATGGCGAGTACCGCCACCAAGTTCGACGACACGAACGCCGCGCTACAGAGCATGCTGAGCACGCTGATGTCCGAGTTGTCGGTTCTCAGCAGCTCCTGGAAGGGCATGGGCGCGAACGCGTTCGAGCATGTCAAGCAGCAGTACGCGACGGATCTGAACAGCCTCAACAACGCGCTCGCCGAGACCGCCGAGGCGATTCGCTCGTCCGGCACCAGTTACGACGCGGCCGACAGTGACGCCGCTTCCCGGGTCAGCCAGACCGGCGGCACGTTCACTCTGCCGCTCTGA
- a CDS encoding WXG100 family type VII secretion target, translated as MNDGLLLVNFGALQQAGADIEKALNTLRSNLDQLERDAGPLVQTWEGSAQEAYAERQAKWRQASEDLSHILRRIKGAVDHSCNDYLDTERAATQRFQ; from the coding sequence ATGAATGACGGTCTTCTGCTCGTCAACTTCGGCGCGCTCCAGCAGGCCGGCGCCGACATCGAGAAGGCGCTGAACACGCTGCGGTCGAACCTCGACCAGCTCGAGCGCGACGCGGGCCCGCTGGTCCAGACCTGGGAGGGTTCGGCCCAGGAGGCGTACGCGGAGCGTCAAGCCAAGTGGCGGCAGGCCTCCGAGGACCTGTCGCACATCCTGCGGCGGATCAAGGGTGCCGTGGACCACTCGTGCAACGACTACCTCGACACCGAGCGGGCGGCGACCCAGCGGTTCCAGTGA
- a CDS encoding type VII secretion protein EccE, producing the protein MSIDVAVPVTESLVRPRRRGLGASTEQIVITQVAAVLLLSGFAIGGIAMVPAVAAAAALLALTWVRLRGRWAFQWLGVLIRFAGRRRSAPIDGTTALLGYAAPRVRPTTLDLPGEPAAALADDAGLTVMIELGDPADEASPVPSFATVLQATGRDGATGKDQPTVRVQLVLSAVSAPTAGSGTGPPQSSYRTLAEGSSLGHLRAVLALRVSRAGGWSEEELHRSLAGITRRVTRRLGAARPLGEVAALRAIADLANTDASGGPGPAQESWAGLRLGGLLQATFHCRPAAGRDLPGALITRILHLPAAATTVALTATALFVRLAAPDAPSLEAASRALRTLLAAERIRIRRWDGAHLPGLAATLPLGGPAPDGPVFGVPEVPISPAGLMVGRNRHGGPVLVKLFRPEPTRALLVGGLGGAQMLAFRAMATGARVQVRTTRPHDWEPFARGAAVPGESITILPPGSPFEAPAGSVRHPVLTILDTGATTAGREPSREEGWQTTLVFRDEFGTADVPHATEADVVVLQPLLPAEATLLGGALGLGDTTPYFTRMRADMIAVVNRRAVRWATLSQTPIEQSLIGPPARYQPVG; encoded by the coding sequence GTGAGCATCGATGTCGCGGTCCCTGTGACCGAGTCCCTGGTCCGCCCCCGGCGGCGCGGGCTCGGCGCGAGCACGGAGCAGATCGTGATCACCCAGGTGGCGGCGGTTCTGCTGCTGTCCGGGTTCGCCATCGGCGGCATCGCGATGGTGCCCGCGGTGGCCGCCGCGGCCGCCCTGCTGGCGCTGACCTGGGTGCGTCTGCGCGGCCGGTGGGCATTTCAGTGGCTGGGTGTCCTGATCCGGTTCGCCGGGCGCCGCCGGAGCGCCCCGATCGACGGCACCACCGCGCTGCTGGGCTATGCGGCTCCGCGGGTCCGGCCGACGACGCTGGATCTGCCGGGCGAGCCGGCGGCGGCGCTCGCCGACGACGCCGGCCTCACCGTCATGATCGAGCTCGGCGACCCGGCCGACGAGGCGTCACCCGTCCCGTCGTTCGCGACGGTGCTGCAGGCCACCGGGCGCGACGGCGCCACCGGCAAGGACCAGCCGACCGTCCGGGTTCAGCTGGTGCTGAGCGCCGTCTCGGCACCGACCGCGGGGTCCGGCACCGGCCCGCCACAGAGCTCGTACCGGACTCTCGCCGAGGGCAGCTCGCTCGGCCATCTCCGCGCGGTGCTCGCACTGCGTGTCTCGCGGGCCGGTGGCTGGTCGGAGGAGGAGCTGCACCGCAGTCTGGCCGGCATCACCCGGCGGGTGACCCGCCGGCTCGGGGCGGCCCGCCCGCTGGGCGAGGTGGCGGCCCTCCGGGCGATCGCCGACCTGGCGAACACCGACGCCTCCGGCGGTCCCGGCCCCGCCCAGGAGAGCTGGGCCGGGCTGCGGCTCGGCGGGCTGCTCCAGGCGACGTTCCACTGCCGGCCGGCGGCCGGCCGCGATCTGCCCGGTGCGCTGATCACCCGCATCCTGCACCTGCCCGCCGCGGCCACCACGGTGGCACTGACGGCGACCGCCCTGTTCGTCCGGCTCGCCGCTCCGGACGCCCCGAGTCTCGAGGCCGCGAGCCGGGCGCTGCGCACGCTGCTCGCCGCCGAGCGGATCCGGATCCGCCGGTGGGACGGCGCTCATCTGCCCGGTCTGGCCGCGACACTGCCGCTGGGCGGTCCGGCGCCGGACGGGCCGGTCTTCGGCGTCCCGGAGGTGCCGATCAGCCCAGCCGGGCTGATGGTGGGGCGAAACCGGCACGGCGGCCCGGTGCTGGTCAAGCTGTTCCGGCCGGAGCCGACCCGGGCACTGCTGGTGGGCGGGCTGGGCGGCGCGCAGATGCTCGCGTTCCGGGCCATGGCGACCGGCGCCCGGGTGCAGGTCCGGACGACCCGGCCGCACGACTGGGAGCCGTTCGCCCGGGGCGCGGCCGTGCCCGGCGAGTCGATCACGATTCTTCCGCCCGGCAGCCCGTTCGAGGCTCCGGCCGGGTCGGTGCGGCATCCGGTGCTCACCATCCTCGACACCGGCGCGACGACGGCCGGCCGGGAGCCGTCCCGGGAGGAGGGCTGGCAGACCACGCTGGTGTTCCGGGACGAATTCGGGACGGCGGACGTGCCACACGCCACCGAGGCCGACGTGGTGGTGCTCCAGCCGCTGCTCCCGGCCGAGGCGACGCTGCTCGGTGGGGCGCTCGGGCTCGGTGACACCACGCCGTATTTCACCCGGATGCGGGCCGACATGATCGCCGTGGTGAACCGGCGGGCGGTCCGGTGGGCCACCCTGTCACAGACTCCGATCGAGCAGTCCCTGATCGGGCCACCGGCGCGATATCAGCCCGTCGGGTGA
- a CDS encoding SseB family protein has translation MSEWEPATDAEVAMRDALRTDDQESYFRILAGVDLLLPVSADVLAGLAPLGWGTWSTGGRTHVLAFTSNAALRACLADYSGSARRVPYAELANTWPNLEWWLAVNPGLPIEGYLPAWFVAQLARGDLRLPTRGPGREAHTTSKIQELGAAALAASRTGENTAGGPTYDEAPAAAPSVLPVGAPGGAQPPVGPGGLPLRTPSGTASSGLPVRAPSGTTAPAISAAYQSPVPPAPAGYQPPAPPASTGYQPSAPAASAGYPPPAAYAAPPAPAAYPVPPTSGAPQSPAGPGSVPPGLAPASAVPSSGIPAGRGASGSGMATPGWERPGMPFSPDEDPRGPLQDLRAPLPVRTPMANTPPVPEHVVAPYDPAEAQINPSWAGNTGARPASGPPSGTLPASAPPASAPPAGAPFSSAPPAGAPFGGAPSSGAPLGGPALPRRQPGQSSGGGSMSSMAGFVPSSTNVSNAGRPAPAIRPASPAGGPAPASPAPGFGPTGSTGPVPGSPAPDFGSGPVPGSPAPGFGPGSSSAGSVSGSPASGFGPGGSGAGFGPGGSGVEFNPAASGTGLGPAGAGFGPTGAGPGFGPGSAGGGSTPAAGPQPVSPSAPGLGGPDLDGPGAGSAGPGGLPRRQVTPPSERPASMAAAAQALGVNRAPATEPSVPAWDRTAPPPSTDRFGPSGPPPSIAPAPPVAPSPEEHPAATTKTNLIPPVIPGAAGADRAYSAPSGSGFDRPGQGSAVPAAAVGYPATAPSPIAYGLPPQGSPASAYATQAFATQALSVSTAYTPSGASNLGVAGSATGARGPAADEFVPANDVERELQDAADTGNTDVFLSTLLLAKVLVPVASNSRPGSAPGESGFAFLPEEVEGERYLIVFTSKDRLSEHFGEPTRTVGVRFYELIRNWPDPAWSFAVNPGTPVGAKYPGAQIIALANWATEAGLGAEPAESPVTETPTGPVPAPEPASDEAQQATVMQKTISAEQVDYYLDRGYDRVAGFVHRASEVEHLGTPGELFGALGLYYEASPFQPDAKEAFVLRWPAYRPSLYRIPYGGQNEQALRAMDGWVIERPPFRGNGFAPGEGRDVIAEFKVDSVRLPHGAQLWRIDTDGNERMIAIFDMDGPLWRRVGEQ, from the coding sequence GTGTCCGAGTGGGAACCGGCTACGGACGCCGAGGTCGCGATGCGCGATGCGTTGCGCACCGACGATCAGGAGTCCTACTTCCGCATTCTCGCCGGTGTCGACTTGTTGTTACCGGTCTCCGCCGACGTTCTGGCCGGCCTCGCGCCGTTGGGCTGGGGCACGTGGAGCACCGGCGGCCGCACCCATGTGCTGGCGTTCACGTCGAATGCGGCGTTGCGGGCCTGCCTCGCCGACTACTCCGGTTCGGCGCGGCGGGTGCCGTATGCCGAGTTGGCCAACACCTGGCCCAACCTCGAGTGGTGGCTGGCGGTCAACCCCGGCCTGCCGATCGAGGGCTACCTGCCGGCCTGGTTCGTGGCCCAGCTCGCTCGCGGTGACCTGCGGCTGCCCACCCGGGGTCCCGGGCGTGAGGCGCACACCACCTCGAAGATCCAGGAGCTCGGCGCGGCGGCGCTGGCGGCGAGCCGGACCGGGGAGAACACGGCCGGTGGGCCGACCTATGACGAGGCGCCGGCCGCGGCACCGAGCGTCCTGCCGGTGGGCGCCCCCGGCGGCGCACAGCCTCCGGTCGGGCCGGGTGGTCTCCCGCTGCGGACGCCCAGCGGGACCGCGTCCAGCGGTCTGCCGGTGCGCGCGCCGTCGGGGACGACCGCTCCGGCCATCTCCGCGGCCTACCAGTCGCCGGTCCCGCCCGCTCCCGCGGGCTACCAGCCTCCCGCTCCTCCCGCATCCACGGGCTACCAGCCTTCGGCTCCTGCCGCGTCCGCGGGTTACCCGCCTCCGGCCGCCTACGCGGCTCCGCCCGCGCCCGCGGCCTACCCGGTGCCCCCGACCTCGGGAGCACCGCAGAGCCCGGCGGGTCCGGGGTCCGTTCCGCCCGGTCTCGCGCCGGCGTCGGCGGTTCCGTCCTCCGGGATTCCGGCCGGCCGGGGTGCTTCCGGGTCGGGCATGGCCACGCCCGGGTGGGAGCGGCCCGGAATGCCGTTCAGCCCCGACGAGGACCCGCGCGGGCCACTCCAGGACCTGCGTGCGCCGCTGCCGGTGCGCACCCCGATGGCCAACACGCCGCCGGTGCCCGAGCACGTCGTCGCGCCGTATGACCCGGCTGAGGCGCAGATCAACCCGAGCTGGGCCGGGAACACCGGCGCCCGCCCGGCGAGCGGCCCACCCAGCGGCACCCTTCCGGCGAGTGCGCCGCCCGCCAGCGCCCCGCCCGCGGGTGCCCCGTTCAGCAGTGCCCCGCCCGCGGGTGCCCCGTTCGGCGGCGCGCCCTCGTCGGGTGCACCGCTCGGGGGTCCCGCTCTGCCGCGGCGACAGCCTGGGCAGTCCTCCGGCGGCGGTTCCATGTCGAGCATGGCCGGGTTCGTCCCTTCCTCGACGAATGTGAGCAACGCCGGTCGGCCGGCGCCCGCGATTCGTCCCGCTTCTCCCGCGGGTGGTCCCGCTCCGGCCTCGCCGGCGCCCGGATTCGGTCCCACTGGCTCCACGGGGCCTGTTCCGGGTTCACCCGCCCCCGATTTCGGTTCCGGGCCTGTTCCGGGTTCGCCCGCACCCGGGTTCGGTCCGGGTTCGTCCAGCGCCGGGTCTGTTTCGGGTTCGCCCGCGTCCGGGTTCGGTCCGGGAGGTTCGGGGGCCGGGTTCGGCCCGGGAGGCTCGGGCGTGGAGTTCAACCCGGCAGCCTCGGGGACCGGTCTCGGTCCGGCCGGGGCCGGCTTCGGCCCCACGGGCGCTGGGCCCGGGTTCGGCCCGGGTTCGGCCGGTGGTGGTTCCACCCCGGCCGCGGGTCCCCAGCCGGTCAGCCCGTCCGCACCGGGTCTCGGTGGCCCCGATCTCGATGGTCCGGGAGCGGGAAGCGCGGGGCCCGGTGGCCTGCCGCGCCGCCAGGTCACTCCGCCGTCCGAGCGTCCGGCCTCGATGGCCGCCGCCGCTCAGGCGCTCGGCGTGAATCGTGCTCCGGCGACCGAACCGTCCGTCCCGGCCTGGGACCGCACGGCCCCGCCGCCGTCCACGGACCGTTTCGGCCCCTCCGGGCCGCCGCCCTCGATCGCACCGGCGCCGCCCGTCGCGCCGAGCCCCGAGGAGCATCCCGCGGCCACGACGAAGACGAATCTGATTCCCCCGGTGATTCCGGGCGCCGCGGGTGCCGACCGGGCCTACTCGGCCCCGTCCGGGTCCGGGTTCGACCGGCCCGGCCAGGGTTCCGCCGTTCCGGCCGCGGCCGTCGGTTACCCGGCGACGGCGCCCAGCCCGATTGCCTACGGTCTGCCGCCGCAGGGCAGCCCGGCCTCCGCCTACGCGACGCAGGCCTTCGCGACGCAGGCGCTGTCCGTGTCGACTGCCTACACCCCGTCCGGGGCCTCCAACCTGGGTGTCGCGGGTTCGGCGACCGGGGCACGCGGGCCGGCCGCCGACGAGTTCGTCCCGGCCAACGATGTCGAGCGCGAGCTGCAGGATGCGGCGGACACCGGCAACACCGACGTCTTCCTGTCGACGCTGCTGCTCGCCAAGGTTCTGGTGCCGGTCGCCAGTAACTCCCGTCCGGGCAGCGCGCCCGGTGAGTCCGGCTTCGCCTTCCTGCCGGAGGAGGTGGAGGGCGAGCGTTATCTCATCGTCTTCACCAGCAAGGACCGGCTCTCCGAGCACTTCGGTGAGCCGACCCGTACGGTCGGGGTCCGCTTCTACGAGCTGATCCGGAACTGGCCCGATCCGGCCTGGTCGTTCGCCGTGAACCCGGGCACGCCGGTCGGGGCGAAGTACCCGGGCGCCCAGATCATCGCGCTGGCCAACTGGGCCACCGAGGCCGGTCTCGGCGCCGAGCCCGCCGAGAGCCCGGTCACCGAGACGCCGACCGGTCCGGTGCCGGCTCCGGAGCCCGCCAGCGACGAGGCGCAGCAGGCCACCGTCATGCAGAAGACGATCTCCGCCGAGCAGGTCGACTACTACCTGGACCGGGGTTACGACCGGGTGGCCGGTTTCGTGCACCGGGCTTCCGAGGTCGAGCACCTGGGCACTCCGGGGGAGTTGTTCGGCGCGCTGGGGCTGTACTACGAGGCGTCCCCGTTCCAGCCGGACGCCAAGGAGGCGTTCGTGCTGCGCTGGCCGGCGTACCGGCCGAGCCTGTACCGGATCCCGTACGGCGGGCAGAACGAGCAGGCGCTGCGTGCCATGGACGGCTGGGTGATCGAGCGTCCCCCGTTCCGCGGCAACGGGTTCGCGCCCGGTGAGGGCCGTGACGTCATCGCCGAGTTCAAGGTGGACAGTGTCCGGCTGCCGCACGGCGCACAGCTGTGGCGCATCGACACGGACGGCAACGAGCGGATGATCGCGATCTTCGACATGGACGGCCCGCTGTGGCGCCGGGTGGGTGAGCAGTGA
- a CDS encoding alpha/beta fold hydrolase encodes MGGRVDESCVLTEGPWKHRFVGANGSRFHVAEVGTGPLVLFLHGFPEFWWAWHDIMTRVADAGFRAAAIDLRGYGASDKPPRGYDGYTMAADVTGLIRALGERSATVVGAGAGGMIGWAAASFHPKLVNRLVVLGAAHPLRLRAALFADPRGQLSASATVLRFQVPRFEHVLTRDDAALVGELMTQWSSPRFAASPEFAEYSARCREAMQIPQASFCALEAYRWVARSALRLQGYRFVKLMQRPSSVPTLQLHGELDTAVLPRTAQGSGRYVTAPYEWRLIPEAGHFLHQETPDMVTGEILRWLKTPS; translated from the coding sequence ATGGGCGGTCGGGTGGACGAGTCGTGCGTGCTCACGGAAGGGCCGTGGAAGCACCGGTTCGTCGGCGCGAACGGCAGCCGGTTCCACGTCGCTGAGGTCGGCACCGGCCCGCTCGTGCTCTTCCTGCACGGCTTCCCCGAGTTCTGGTGGGCCTGGCACGACATCATGACCCGCGTCGCGGACGCGGGCTTCCGGGCCGCCGCCATCGATCTGCGCGGTTACGGCGCGAGCGACAAACCACCCCGGGGGTACGACGGCTACACCATGGCCGCCGACGTCACCGGCCTGATCCGGGCTCTCGGCGAACGGTCGGCAACCGTGGTCGGCGCGGGCGCCGGCGGCATGATCGGCTGGGCGGCCGCCTCGTTCCACCCGAAACTGGTCAACCGGCTCGTGGTGCTCGGCGCGGCGCATCCGCTGCGGTTGCGGGCCGCCCTCTTCGCCGACCCGCGGGGCCAGCTCTCCGCGTCGGCGACCGTCCTGCGCTTCCAGGTGCCGCGCTTCGAGCACGTGCTGACCCGTGACGACGCCGCCCTGGTCGGTGAGCTGATGACCCAGTGGTCCAGCCCGCGGTTCGCGGCCTCACCGGAGTTCGCGGAGTACTCGGCCCGCTGCCGGGAGGCGATGCAGATCCCGCAGGCGTCGTTCTGCGCGCTGGAGGCGTACCGGTGGGTGGCGCGCAGCGCTCTGCGACTCCAGGGCTACCGGTTCGTGAAGCTCATGCAGCGACCGTCGAGTGTGCCGACCCTGCAACTGCACGGCGAGCTGGACACCGCGGTGCTGCCCCGCACCGCACAGGGTTCGGGACGCTACGTAACCGCTCCGTACGAGTGGCGGCTGATTCCGGAGGCCGGGCACTTCCTCCATCAGGAGACGCCGGACATGGTCACCGGCGAGATCCTGCGCTGGCTCAAGACCCCATCCTGA